From Pogona vitticeps strain Pit_001003342236 chromosome ZW-PAR, PviZW2.1, whole genome shotgun sequence, one genomic window encodes:
- the FBXW2 gene encoding F-box/WD repeat-containing protein 2 isoform X1 — protein MERKDFEAWLDRISVTFLSLTDLQKNETLDHLIGLSGAAQLRHLSSHLETLLKRDFLKLLPLELSFYLLKWLDPQTLLTCCLVSKQWNKVISACMEVWQTACKNLGWQIDDAVQDALHWKKVYLKAILRMKQLEDHEAFETSSLIGHSARVYALYYKDGLLCTGSDDLSAKLWDVSTGQCIYGIQTHTCAAVKFDEQKLVTGSFDNTVACWEWSSGAKTQHFRGHTGAVFSVDYSDDLDLLVSGSADFTVKVWALSTGVCLNTLTGHTEWVTKVVLQKCKVKSLMHSPGDYILLSADKYEIKIWPIGREINCKCLKTLTVSEDHSISLQPRLHFDGKYVVCSSAIGLYQWDFASFDILRVIKPPEFANLSLLGFGDIFALLFDNHYLYIMDLRTEKLISRWPLPEYRKSKRGSSFLAGEMSWLNGLDGQNDMGLVFATSMPDHSIHLVLWKEHG, from the exons ATGGAGAGAAAGGACTTTGAAGCATGGCTTGATCGTATTTCTGTTACGTTTCTCTCTCTGACGGACTTGCAGAAAAATGAGACGCTGGACCATCTGATCGGCTTGAGCGGGGCGGCCCAGCTGAGGCATCTCTCCAGTCACCTGGAAACGCTCCTCAAGCGGGATTTCCTCAAACTGCTCCCGCTGGAACTCAGCTTCTATTTGTTAAAATGGCTCGACCCTCAGACCTTACTCACGTGTTGCCTCGTCTCGAAACAATGGAACAAGGTCATCAGTGCCTGCATGGAAGTCTGGCAGACGGCGTGTAAGAACCTGGGCTGGCAGATCGACGACGCGGTCCAGGATGCGTTGCACTGGAAGAAAGTCTACTTGAAGGCCATCTTAAGGATGAAGCAGCTGGAGGACCACGAAGCCTTTGAGACCTCGTCCCTGATCGGGCACAGCGCCAGGGTGTATGCACTTTACTACAAAGATGGACTTCTCTGTACAG GTTCGGACGACTTGTCTGCCAAGCTGTGGGATGTGAGCACCGGGCAGTGCATCTACGGGATCCAGACCCACACCTGCGCCGCGGTGAAGTTCGACGAGCAGAAGCTCGTGACGGGCTCTTTCGACAACACGGTTGCCTGCTGGGAGTGGAGTTCGGGGGCCAAAACCCAGCACTTCCGAGGCCACACGGGAGCAG TTTTTAGCGTGGATTACAGTGACGATCTGGACCTCTTGGTCAGCGGCTCAGCAGATTTCACTGTGAAAGTCTGGGCCTTGTCCACGGGAGTGTGTCTGAATACGCTAACCGGACACACAGAATGGGTCACAAAG GTGGTTTTGCAGAAATGCAAAGTCAAATCTCTGATGCACAGCCCCGGGGATTACATCCTTTTAAGCGCAGATAAATACGAAATCAAG aTCTGGCCGATTGGAAGGGAAATCAACTGCAAATGCTTGAAGACCTTGACGGTCTCCGAGGATCACAGCATCTCCCTCCAGCCCCGCCTCCACTTTGACGGGAAGTACGTCGTCTGCAGTTCGGCCATTGGGCTATACCAGTGGGACTTCGCCAGTTTCGATATCCTCAG GGTTATCAAACCCCCCGAATTTGCAAACCTGTCCTTGCTGGGATTCGGCGACATCTTTGCCCTCCTGTTTGATAACCACTACCTGTACATCATGGACTTGAGGACCGAGAAACTGATCAGCCGTTGGCCGCTCCCGGAGTACAGGAAGTCCAAGAGGGGGTCGAGCTTCCTGGCTGGAGAAATGTCGTGGCTCAACGGCTTGGACGGTCAGAACGACATGGGCTTGGTTTTCGCTACCAGCATGCCGGACCACAGTATCCATCTGGTTTTGTGGAAGGAGCACGGCTGA
- the SLC2A8 gene encoding solute carrier family 2, facilitated glucose transporter member 8 has protein sequence MASEESRPLLSPTGGEAELPSSERRSQVEDYLRKVQNRNLYLATFAAVLGPLSFGFALGYSSPAIPSLKRSNNPELRLDDSQASWFGSIVTLGAAAGGILGGYVVDKVGRKLSLMFCAVPYVLGFSVIISAQNVWMLYVGRLLSGLASGVTSLVVPVYISEIAHSKVRGRLGSCVQLMVVTGILGAYMAGMALGWRWLAVFCSLPPCFMLGLMAFMPETPRYLLSRNQPGEAMEALQFLRGPLVDHGWECREIEANADEQETLSIAEFKNPAIYKPFFIGITMMFFQQVSGINAIMFYAETIFEVANFKDSGAASVIVGSVQVVFTATAALVIDKTGRRILLIISGFIMAASAAVFGMYFKMALPNFGNTSHNNLQNSPLGIAFAGEEHNLAWLAVLSLCFFIMGFALGWGPIPWLVMSEIFPLRARGVASGACVLTNWLMAFLVTKEFHDLMVLLTPYGTFWLFSATCLLNVLFTIFFVPETRGKSLEEIEASFQRPR, from the exons ATGGCTTCTGAGGAGTCCAGGCCTCTTTTGAGCCCCACTGGGGGGGAGGCAGAATTGCCTAGCAGCGAGAGACGCTCCCAAGTGGAAGATTATCTCAG AAAGGTTCAAAACCGGAACCTCTACCTGGCCACGTTTGCGGCCGTCCTGGGGCCCCTAAGCTTCGGGTTCGCCCTGGGCTACAGCTCGCCAGCTATTCCGAGCCTAAAGAGAAGCAACAACCCGGAATTAAGGCTGGATGATAGCCAAGCCTCGTGGTTTGGG TCTATAGTAACTCTGGGGGCTGCAGCTGGCGGGATTCTGGGCGGATACGTCGTGGACAAAGTCGGCCGGAAGCTTAGCCTGATGTTCTGCGCGGTCCCGTACGTTCTAGGATTCTCGGTCATCATTTCTGCTCAGAATGTCTGGATGCTTTACGTGGGCCGGCTGCTGAGCGGCTTGGCCAGTGGCGTCACGTCCTTAGTCGTCCCG GTATACATTTCTGAAATCGCTCACTCCAAAGTTCGCGGGAGGCTGGGGTCCTGCGTCCAACTCATGGTGGTGACGGGCATCTTGGGAGCCTACATGGCAG GCATGGCGTTGGGGTGGCGCTGGCTGGCGGTCTTCTGCTCCCTCCCGCCGTGCTTCATGCTGGGGCTCATGGCGTTCATGCCGGAGACGCCCCGTTACCTGCTGAGTCGCAACCAGCCGGGGGAAGCGATGGAGGCGCTCCAGTTCCTGCGGGGCCCCCTGGTGGACCACGGATGGGAATGCAGGGAGATCGAGGCCAATGCCGACGAACAG GAGACGCTGAGCATTGCCGAATTCAAGAACCCGGCCATTTACAAGCCCTTCTTCATCGGCATCACCATGATGTTCTTCCAGCAGGTCTCTGGAATCAACGCCATAATGTTCTACGCGGAAACCATATTTGAAGTGGCCAACTTCAAG GACAGTGGCGCTGCATCGGTCATCGTGGGGTCCGTCCAGGTCGTTTTTACAGCAACCGCGGCTCTGGTGATTGATAAAACGGGGAGGAGAATCCTTCTGATCATCTCAG gATTCATCATGGCGGCCAGCGCTGCGGTGTTTGGAATGTATTTCAAAATGGCACTCCCAAATTTCGGCAATACCTCCCACAATAACCTCCAGAACTCCCCTCTGGGCATTGCGTTCGCGGGCGAGGAACACAACCTGGCGTGGCTCGCGGTGTTGAGTCTGTGTTTCTTCATCATGG GCTTCGCCTTGGGCTGGGGCCCGATCCCTTGGCTAGTGATGTCGGAAATATTTCCCCTCCGAGCCCGAGGTGTGGCCAGCGGCGCCTGCGTCTTAACGAATTGGCTGATGGCCTTTCTGGTCACCAAAGAATTTCATGACCTCATG GTCCTCCTCACGCCTTACGGTACTTTCTGGCTCTTCTCTGCCACATGTCTCCTGAACGTCCTCTTCACGATCTTCTTCGTTCCCGAAACAAGGGGGAAAAGCCTGGAAGAGATCGAGGCTTCCTTTCAGAGACCACGTTAG
- the FBXW2 gene encoding F-box/WD repeat-containing protein 2 isoform X2 encodes MEVWQTACKNLGWQIDDAVQDALHWKKVYLKAILRMKQLEDHEAFETSSLIGHSARVYALYYKDGLLCTGSDDLSAKLWDVSTGQCIYGIQTHTCAAVKFDEQKLVTGSFDNTVACWEWSSGAKTQHFRGHTGAVFSVDYSDDLDLLVSGSADFTVKVWALSTGVCLNTLTGHTEWVTKVVLQKCKVKSLMHSPGDYILLSADKYEIKIWPIGREINCKCLKTLTVSEDHSISLQPRLHFDGKYVVCSSAIGLYQWDFASFDILRVIKPPEFANLSLLGFGDIFALLFDNHYLYIMDLRTEKLISRWPLPEYRKSKRGSSFLAGEMSWLNGLDGQNDMGLVFATSMPDHSIHLVLWKEHG; translated from the exons ATGGAAGTCTGGCAGACGGCGTGTAAGAACCTGGGCTGGCAGATCGACGACGCGGTCCAGGATGCGTTGCACTGGAAGAAAGTCTACTTGAAGGCCATCTTAAGGATGAAGCAGCTGGAGGACCACGAAGCCTTTGAGACCTCGTCCCTGATCGGGCACAGCGCCAGGGTGTATGCACTTTACTACAAAGATGGACTTCTCTGTACAG GTTCGGACGACTTGTCTGCCAAGCTGTGGGATGTGAGCACCGGGCAGTGCATCTACGGGATCCAGACCCACACCTGCGCCGCGGTGAAGTTCGACGAGCAGAAGCTCGTGACGGGCTCTTTCGACAACACGGTTGCCTGCTGGGAGTGGAGTTCGGGGGCCAAAACCCAGCACTTCCGAGGCCACACGGGAGCAG TTTTTAGCGTGGATTACAGTGACGATCTGGACCTCTTGGTCAGCGGCTCAGCAGATTTCACTGTGAAAGTCTGGGCCTTGTCCACGGGAGTGTGTCTGAATACGCTAACCGGACACACAGAATGGGTCACAAAG GTGGTTTTGCAGAAATGCAAAGTCAAATCTCTGATGCACAGCCCCGGGGATTACATCCTTTTAAGCGCAGATAAATACGAAATCAAG aTCTGGCCGATTGGAAGGGAAATCAACTGCAAATGCTTGAAGACCTTGACGGTCTCCGAGGATCACAGCATCTCCCTCCAGCCCCGCCTCCACTTTGACGGGAAGTACGTCGTCTGCAGTTCGGCCATTGGGCTATACCAGTGGGACTTCGCCAGTTTCGATATCCTCAG GGTTATCAAACCCCCCGAATTTGCAAACCTGTCCTTGCTGGGATTCGGCGACATCTTTGCCCTCCTGTTTGATAACCACTACCTGTACATCATGGACTTGAGGACCGAGAAACTGATCAGCCGTTGGCCGCTCCCGGAGTACAGGAAGTCCAAGAGGGGGTCGAGCTTCCTGGCTGGAGAAATGTCGTGGCTCAACGGCTTGGACGGTCAGAACGACATGGGCTTGGTTTTCGCTACCAGCATGCCGGACCACAGTATCCATCTGGTTTTGTGGAAGGAGCACGGCTGA
- the LOC110082964 gene encoding uncharacterized protein LOC110082964, protein MICFKRKTYLAAGMCLVAFVSVLKLFYSQTGKKPFLLKTGILKRDGVCNGDIANKSISSLGNNRILVIAAYFDNRVKNLTRVLGIVHHTEVGEQYCWFCCPDSNEIYVSKAVIDVHSDRFGFPYAAADFICVEPANCHPRYVALHPFPKGEAGRLQRFEIKNRRLEKSPVEFTVCISTMFGGYNNVLQFVQSMEMYTILGMQKVMIYRNNCSQQMEKVLDYYVAQGTVEVIPWPITSYLNVSRKWNFPGDTTQIGYYGQIAALNDCIYRNMYRSKYVLLNDVDEIILPVEYTNWQTLMESLQEQNPGSGIFLFENHIFPKTIFTPSPVDVPSWKAVPGVNILQHVLREPDRKEVINPRKMIVNPRKVIQTSVHSVLQAFGDSVEVPMETALVYHCRTPLQPRLPRESLIRDTTLWRYHSALISRVNQVLREIML, encoded by the coding sequence ATGATCTGCTTCAAAAGAAAAACCTATTTAGCCGCAGGAATGTGCCTGGTGGCTTTTGTTTCTGTGCTGAAGCTTTTTTACTCCCAAACAGGGAAAAAACCTTTCTTGCTCAAAACAGGGATCCTGAAAAGGGATGGCGTCTGCAATGGTGACATCGCCAATAAATCCATCTCGAGTTTaggaaacaacaggattttggtgatTGCCGCATACTTTGACAACAGGGTAAAGAATCTGACTCGGGTTCTTGGAATCGTACATCACACGGAGGTCGGAGAGCAGTATTGTTGGTTCTGCTGTCCGGACAGCAATGAAATATACGTCTCCAAAGCAGTGATAGATGTCCATTCGGACCGATTTGGATTCCCATATGCGGCAGCGGACTTTATCTGCGTAGAACCTGCCAACTGTCACCCTCGCTACGTAGCGCTGCACCCGTTTCCGAAAGGAGAAGCCGGCCGGTTGCAACGCTTTGAGATTAAAAACCGCAGGCTCGAGAAATCCCCCGTGGAATTCACGGTGTGCATTTCTACGATGTTCGGTGGCTATAACAACGTGCTTCAGTTTGTGCAAAGTATGGAAATGTACACCATCCTTGGGATGCAGAAGGTTATGATCTACAGGAACAACTGCAGCCAGCAAATGGAAAAAGTCCTGGATTATTACGTGGCCCAAGGGACAGTTGAGGTCATTCCTTGGCCCATCACATCCTACCTCAACGTTTCAAGGAAATGGAATTTCCCAGGGGACACAACACAAATTGGATACTATGGACAAATTGCGGCCTTAAATGACTGCATCTATCGGAATATGTACAGGAGCAAGTACGTATTGCTGAATGACGTGGATGAAATTATCCTGCCCGTCGAATACACAAACTGGCAGACCCTGATGGAGAGCCTTCAGGAGCAAAATCCAGGAAGCGGCATTTTCCTTTTTGAGAACCACATCTTTCCTAAGACCATTTTTACCCCTTCGCCTGTCGACGTCCCGTCCTGGAAGGCCGTTCCCGGAGTCAACATACTGCAGCATGTTCTCCGGGAACCAGATAGGAAAGAGGTCATCAATCCACGGAAAATGATCGTCAATCCCAGGAAAGTCATCCAGACATCCGTCCACTCGGTCCTCCAGGCATTCGGAGACAGCGTGGAAGTCCCAATGGAGACTGCTCTGGTTTATCACTGCCGGACCCCTTTACAACCTCGTTTGCCCAGGGAATCTTTAATTCGGGACACAACACTCTGGAGGTATCATTCAGCACTGATCAGCAGGGTTAATCAGGTGCTACGGGAAATAATGCTGTGA